Genomic DNA from Magnolia sinica isolate HGM2019 chromosome 4, MsV1, whole genome shotgun sequence:
tggccaggcagatagtgaggtctcttccacttgcatggttgcgggTCTAGTGGGcgacgattgcatgtagagtttACTAgatcccagtgatgatcccagagatgtacggtgttgatatgtggacttattgagtaggagttgtatactcaatatcttactcatttattcattcattcactattcactcgggctggtggtgcgcaactaatttgatatgtgtaccttcataatggccaggatttcggttaggcatgcaactaacctaagatcaggagttgaTCACATTGAgcttatctatccaaatttaggtatgagactggtttggatagaagtcccttatgatcaaccttgtagcctgcgatactacatattatcatcccaacttcacactccagcttggtcatttcatttgcaccacatattgcattacatccgcggcatatggtattctgggttgctacgtttctgcatttatatagactagatgaggttgacggcattcgtggactcgtcaggatttgcatattgcattgtatcctcaatatatgatatttggtttactatgtttctgcattgctctgatattatatacttggcatttaccttacgcacacacttacaccaccctctaagttttctataagcttatgtacgatagatgcatgcaggtgacgttaggtcacagcagcgttgagcttggagcatacagtCGTCATCTGaaactttgatttttgacatatgtatattttcctttcagcactgtattcaaatgtttatattagtggatatgtgatgatgatgttgcctttgtgatttgggtaaacttatcgttatgctttttacgagataaatatacattggaaaatccttcttttaggatctcaagatcagaatctggcctATGCgcactaggagctgagaatggggtactacgaaggttgttggcacaggattcggcgatcgggaattttatgaacccggtttcctagtttggggtgtgacatttgaGCTATCTCAACTAAaacccaaataaaataaaataataacagtaCTTATCTTCATATGTTGATTTGAAGATGTAGTTGAGGCTTCGAgtagcgatcttctttcttgagagTCGATGAAGCAATGTTTGCTCAACCAGGAAGAAATAGGGATCTAAAGTTTTCTCAAAGAATATAAACCCTAACTATGTAGATTCAATTTTATATTTCTCGAATAGAGTATAAATTACTCTCTAATTGCATTTAACACTAACTTAagaaaggaaattgaataagctaaataataataataattatcacACAAATAGCTTCGGGAGGACCTGAGTTTCTCTCTAACTTGCAAAAGATTTAATAGAGAATTTCATtgtaaaaatgaatgagagaaggtccCTATTATAGCCAAACGATTTGAAAATTCGGTCAGCCTAAAACTAGGTTCGTCTAGTCAGATTCTAACAATTCTTTTGTTAGAAACTTGACCCAAGAGACTTTCAAGCTGGTCCAATCCCAAGTTTAGCTGGCCGAACCCATAGTTGGGTTGGCCGAACTTGTAACAAATTTTCCAACTATTGTTATAAACATGGCTGAGTGAGGTTGGGTTGGCCGAACCTGAAGTTAggtattgagtgtcaaatattgtatattctcccctatttatatattggttttatgaagatgataatgcttaatggtatattttatacatgtttctattgcgaggtgaatttgagagcatggattgaaaagaatgctaaaagcatggatttaatgcttaagaatcagcaaggaaaaggatggatcttaggagaatgaaaaattcatatgttaaagattcaaggaaaccaagaaCAAAAGATGAACAAAGGACTTGATAGACTTCAAAATATACAGCAGAAAACAGACAAGTTAGGTTCGATCGAAATtacacaaaacagtccagcgactAACgatgaaattaaaaaattaattctGTTCAACCGATGAAAAATTCGAACCCACCGAAGGGAGGATTCGGTGTAATCGAAAGTGTACAAAAAGCTCCAGCGCTAAAaagagttaattcggttcgaccaaGGATTAATTCGGTCCTACCGACAACTTAAGTTCGGTTCGACCGAACCCAACTCGGTCTGACTGAAATCAGACAACTCCTGAAATAAAATCCTTTCCAAATTCGGACTCAACTTCGGTTCGATCGATGCATAATGCGGCTGCGTAAATTAAGATGCTTTCACGATTAGATTGTGGAAATTTCAAGTTGGTacataaggtggagcttcacaactataaatagaagtccctaggatgttcttaggcatcttttagggtttaaggaattgagtaaAAGGGTGGAAAGCcaccgccaagagtttttcttcttcttccttagttgtctttatgctttctttaagagattttggtttaatcatgtctatggttaactaaacctcttagctagggctaaaaggtgaagcttgtagcgtgattgagatgtttctttgctttgattcttgttttgattgaacttcattgatttatagttgattttaaagaatattttcagttttctatggtttgttgtgactcaaattacaatagacattacgatagctttgaatatcctCTTTTCCTacttgagattgtgggattggtaaatcctattgttcatcatcgtcttttaggcatggtagggtgatggaatcccttccaaatcttcacaatctcATCCCTTGAGGCTAGTTCAATGAAAAGTTTacagatttgatcatctcttcttccaattggataagataggactctgattccaattgtatctcttgaatcaagtaaggtagcatcttgatagctacaagtgaatccttggcaccttagttctcacctttaaattcacaagtttcaattacattattcataattactctttcAACTAttctagaattcagatttagatcttcttcttcttctagttataattctttttagaaacgtacaagtttagtccctgtggattcgaccttggtctcaccgagattattactacatcgcgaccctgcacttggggttgtgaacattaggCTGGCCAAACTTTAGTGAATTTATATtgtaatttaaacattttaaccatttttcaaaaggacttaacataaggtctttctaaggtcataTAACCTAGTGGGTGGTGTATATATTGATCTTTTATCTTGAAACCATGCCAAGTCCTTCaatcttgagatgttgagccgatCTTCATGAGATGCAGTAGAGGACTCAAGTGTACTTGAGACCTAACCATTATTttgtctacgaaatttgacaattccAAGTGTGCTTCAAATACAAGCACTTAGAGTCTCCATCGAACCCTAAGAGGATCCTTGATTTAAGAGCTCCTCTTAGCCTGACTCCATAACCTCCTAATCTAATCTTCACACCCACCAATCCGCCTCCTTAGCAAACACCAACAAGTCGACCGCTGCCGATCTCAACTAAAGGATCAAAGTCAATTAGGTACTGTAATAACCCAAATTTCCTATACTCTGATCTAGAAAAGTTTGAATTTTTGCGTtagtattttttttctcttcttttttcgcTTAAACACACTACGAGATGTTTTCTTGGTAAAAAAGAACCATTTTTGTTGACCTGTTTATGAAACTAACCATACAATCACCTAGATATATGACCAGGATACTAACCATtcagttttcttatttttaacatgtcatctgacatCCATCTTGTTTGGATCCGCTAAATAAGTCATTCGAATATTGCGATAAACCaatcattatgaagatcttagggGTATATGTCCAAACTACTAGGTAACTTTTTAATTAGAAGTGTACAAACATTGTTTTGAACCATGGAGTGTGTTagctattaaaagaatattttgttCATCCTAAAGAGATTAGGCCCCAAATTTAACCAGTTGAGAaagtgaaaaataaagattagtgGTGAAATTTTGTCTCATTTCAATGGTGTAGTTAGGAGTTTTACTAACTTCAAAAGTTACAGCAATGGAGAAGGGTAAAATTGTAAATAAAATCCCTCAAGTTCATGTATACACAGCAGCTTCCAAGAGGTTTTAGTGGTGTGTGTCACTGACACGTTTTTAcaatatgtgttgcttcatatttgGACTAGTGGGCCAACACTACCTGAAAAagctgatgaacggagtggattctcatgAAAAGATTGCGGTGGTCCCCGCCTAACGCCCAACAGTTAATCACGTTCCATTAAGGCGACCCGAACAATGTTTGAAACCAGAACGGAGACTCTTTTCTGCATTCAGTTTGCGTTTAAGATGGAAGCTGtctctgtttcttcttcccaAAGCAAGCACTCCCCCTCTCtagcactacaagaaagtaggcctttagcctcaatttttagcctcgattgaaaaaatggaggctaaatgtgtttttagcctcgattgttatggaattgaggctaaaagttcatttttcgcttCAGTtgtgaaccgaggctaaaagtctactttttagcctcggttgcatagtaaccgaggtgaaaagtctacttttagcctcaattgcataggaaccgaggcgaaaggtttacttttagccttggttgcataggaaccgaggcgaaaggtctacattttagcctcgttacataggaaccgaggtgaaaggtctaaTTGTTAGCCtcgattgcataggaaccgaggcgaaaagtttacttttagcctcggttgcataggaaccaaggcgaaaggtctaatttgtagcctcgattgcataggaaccgaggtgaaaaatctacttttagcctcgattgcataggaaccgaggcgaaaggtctaatttttagcttcatttgcataggaaccgaggtgaaaaatctactttttagcctcggttgcataggaaccgaggcgaaaggtctaatttgtagcctcgattacataggaaccgaggtaaaAATTCTACTTTTTTGCCTCGattgtataggaaccgaggcgaaaggtctaatttgtagcctcgattgcataggaaccgaggtaaaAATCTACTCTTTAGCCTCAGAGTTatataggaaccgaggtgaaaagtctacttttagcctcgattgcataggaaccgaggcgaaaggtctactttttagcctcagttgcataggaaccgaggccaaaggtctactttttaacctcagttgcataggaaccaaggtgaaaggtctactttttaaccttagttccataggaaccgaggcgaaaggtttaatttttagcctcagttgtataggaactaaggcgaaaggtctactttttagcctcagttgcataagaaccgaggcgaaaggtctgctttttaacctcagttgcataggaaccgaggtgaaaagtctatttTTTTAGCCTCGATTACacaggaaccgaggctaaaagtctaccttttagcctcagttgtataaGAACCGAGacgaaaagtctacattttaacctcagttgcatagtagccgaggccaaaagtctactttttagcctctgttgcataagaaccgaggccaaaagtgtacatttaagaattttttttaaaaaaaaaattgagaatatttaaagaattaataatttttaaaatttttgacaattgtgaaaaaattgagagttttgaattttgaattttgaatttttttaagaactaagaattttttaaaattttgagaacttttaaaaaattaagaattttttttgaaaaactaagaataaaaaaatgataattatgaaaaagtatgatttttttttaaattgagaattttaaaaaaattaaaaattttgaaaatctttgaaatttttgaaaaaaaaaataagaattttgaacttgagaatcttgaaaaaaattagaattttttttaagattgagaattttcaaataattaaaaattttgaaaaataaataaaaaagttgAAATGAAATCGGACTTCTTAGCCtcgattgcataggaaccgaggccaaacaTCTGCTTTTCAGCCTCGTTAGTATTGGAACCGAGGTCAAAAGTCTAATTTCGAAATATAAATTCGCAGGCGCACTGCTTTTTCCCCGACTCGAGTGAGAGAGATCTTCGTTCTCTTTCTAGGGTTTTCCCTTGGGATTTTCACACCTCgatcgtccatcctttttttttcataGAAAACCCTAGCTCCGGCTCCTCTTCCTATACTGAGATTCTCCAACGCCGCCGCCTGGCGCAGTTTCCACCGAAGCAGCTAAAGCAGAACCCTTCCATGGCAGCGGAATCCGTTGCTCCGACTGCAAGAGACCTCCCGTCGAAGGTCTTTGGGACGGAGACTCCGCTGGAAAAGCCCCGGGGTCGGGTTCTCCCATCCAGATGTTCAGCAGATGGCGATGCTGGAGCTTGGACCCTCTCGAGCATAATGCAGAAACTATCCAAGGGAGATGAACTTGAAAGCTCGCATGATCGGTATGAATTTTCGTTTCTTTCGTCGGTGATAGGGTTTCTGCTTTGAGATGATTGTAGATTTAGCGTTTCTGAAGGTTTATGATTGTTTATGGGGCTTCATACATGCTATTGAATTCGAATTTGAGTGCGGATTACAGAAATAGGAATTCGTTTTAAATCTAGATTGTTAATATTGTTAGTTTGTTCACATCAATTTGATAGCACCGATTTGGGATACGTTGTTCTCACTGAAAACATGGAGGGCAAAATCGACTGGCCTTTAGAACGGTCCAAGGCCTATttcttattataaaataaataggcCAATATAGAGTGAGCTCTGTTCAGTCCAAATTAGAAAAATGTGTTAGGTTTTTTTAATAATTGTTTCCTTAGAGATCCTCTGCTTGGAGTGAATTTGGAGAAAAATGTGGCTTTAAAGCAAGATGCAGCCCACGGTAGCATTTCAAATCCCAACTGTATATTTGGAGTGGATCCACGTCAAGCCTCATTTGTTTTAGAGAAGAAAAAACCCATGTTTCTTTCTAAGAAATGGAGAAATCTTCTTTGCAGGTGTAATGCTTGCACAGAATTCTATGTCCAAAAGGGCATTGGCTATCTAATTGATGAGGACTCAATTGAGGAATATGAAAAGGTGGcaaaggaaaagaggaaggagaaattgGAGCAACAGGAAGGAGTGGAGTTAAATTTTCTCAGCAAACTTGGTCATGTCCAAAAGATTGAGATTCTGAATGGCATTGCTGACATGAAGAATGAGCTCAGGTCCTTCATGGTATGGGTTCTATGTTCCGAATTTCCTGTTTTTATATGTGATTTTGTCTGTAATTCTGAATTCTTATTTTAAAGGGGCTACTATAGGGGAGGGCcacaaatttcattttctttcatctgAAATTTCTTTTTTATCGGTTTATGGTTTATGGTTTagagtgcatttggttgcatcaaatatcatgaaatttcatgattaggtGCAATTAAATGCACAGCTAGTGAGAAAAGGGAAGTGCCATTTTTAGGTCTTCCATTTAATTAGTATTGAGAGTTTGCAGAGTTTTAGatcataaggatttgaaatcagtGTTGATATTACTTCAGATTACAGGTAATGCACTTAcatctttttgaaaattttatatttgGTGCTATTTGTTAGGGTTTTATAGGGGTGGGCCTCATATTACTAGCTTAGGATGCTTATGAGTGTGAGGGTGTTGAATCTGCTGGTTTTGCATTAGTCTGATGAAAACAGATGAGTTCTTGCCTTTACTTGACATCTTATTTATTTGAATAAAAATCAGGGGCTATCTTTCATGAATTTTCTCAATTGTTTGCTTGTAGATACTAATAAGAGTGTTAGGAAAGAAACCAATGCAAGAAGAAAGAACACAACAAAGATCTACATATGATAAAAAGgactaaaaaaatcaaaaagaggCCAACACCTGCAAGCTGCATCCCTTTTCTGAAGTATTCAGACCCTCTTTCTCAGCAGACTTGCATGAAAAGATCCAGGGAAAACCATTTTTTTTGTATTGTTTATTATGATGAAAATGCTTTCTTTCAGTTTCTTTTGTTTTACAGAACAAAGGTATATTTCAGCAGTGGGTGGTCCAGGCATGAGAAGAGATGGATTGAGAGTGGCATTTGAAGGCTAGAATTTTTGCAATGAAGTTGGCAATGAAATTCCTGAGATGGGAAGTCCTAGAGCAGCTGACTGTTTTGATTTCTTAAGTAAGCTCAAACAAACATTTATGGTTTCAAAAATGTATTTCAAGCTCAAAACCAACAGAGAAAAATCTTTATGGTTTTTGTCTATGACTCAATACTGCATTTCAACATCCCAATAAacagaccaaaaaaaaaagaactagtcTCTTTCTGTGATGTCAAAACTGCATTTTAAACTCAAAAGCAACATGCATGAAAAAAAATCCTGTGGGTTCTTTACCAATTTCAAAACTGCATTTTAagtccaaaacagatggatgatggAACTTTCCTATTTCCTAGGATTTCAAAACTGAAAATGGAATGCAAAGAAAATTCTTTGTTGGTTTCTTTCAATGATTTTATAATTGCATTTAAACATACAAAAGAAGCAATCTTCATGGGTTTCTTTCTACGACTTCAGAACTACATTTTAAGCCTAAAACAAACATGCAGAGAGAGTTTTTCATGgtgttttcttcttcatcttcttctttttcttcacatGCAATCCTCATCACAGTCTTTGTTTCTCTTTCAATTGAGCAGATAATTCTTTGGAGCATAAAGTAACAGAAGAACAGAACAAACTTGGGGTAGGAAAATCATTCCCAGGTTTGAACCCAAAGGCTCTGAACAATCTAGACCTTAATGTGATCATTTGACATAGCTGTTCTTAAGGGAAAATCCCAACACATTAATTAGATATACTGCATTTTTACATACATGTATGGGTCATGCAGTTCAAACTTGGCAAGCTGTCATTTAGTCAATTCATTTGCATAGGATGTCTTTTATATTCATGATACATTGTTACTGGATTCCATGTTCAGCATTTGTGATTTTATTGCCTAATCATTTAACTCTTGTTAGCTATGagtaaagagaaaaaaaggaactCCATCATTTTAGCTTTTATACAGTCAtattatagaaagaaagaaaagaaaaacttattGTGACCCACTTGTAAGTTATATCATGATGCTTCTGCCAATTTTTATTTGTTGTTGTTCATAGCAATTGTgttgtttcttttttccttgtaatttcattcatgtatttattttgttaatttcttcttcctcGTCTTCTTATGTCTACTACTGATCTAGTCAACCTCAATCCAACTCAAAACAAAATCATAGTGAAACACAATTAAACTTCTTTGATACCATTTTACATGTTAGAAATATCAAAGCACAAGAACATTTTATATTAAAAGAACTTGAGAACTCTACAAAAGGTTAGAGCTCTGAGGTGTACAAACCGCTACAACATGGCTGGCTTATACAACTTAGGCCCCCTGAAATCAACGAGTGTCTTCAGCTATTCTCTATGAATCCAGTGGGGATTAAGCAACAATGTAATAATAAAAACACATACTAGGCAAATTTAGGAATATGTTATGTTTGTGTTCTCAATGAGCTTTTACTTTTGAGCATTTTTCCTTTCTATTGCTGGGCGATCCATGCTTTTAAGAATCTTATATGGATTTTCATACATTGAAGAGTCTTAATATTCGCACATGTATTAGTCTCAtggtccttcttttttttttttttgtt
This window encodes:
- the LOC131242947 gene encoding uncharacterized protein LOC131242947 isoform X2 is translated as MAAESVAPTARDLPSKVFGTETPLEKPRGRVLPSRCSADGDAGAWTLSSIMQKLSKGDELESSHDRCNACTEFYVQKGIGYLIDEDSIEEYEKVAKEKRKEKLEQQEGVELNFLSKLGHVQKIEILNGIADMKNELRSFMNKGIFQQWVVQA
- the LOC131242947 gene encoding uncharacterized protein LOC131242947 isoform X1, with translation MAAESVAPTARDLPSKVFGTETPLEKPRGRVLPSRCSADGDAGAWTLSSIMQKLSKGDELESSHDRCNACTEFYVQKGIGYLIDEDSIEEYEKVAKEKRKEKLEQQEGVELNFLSKLGHVQKIEILNGIADMKNELRSFMFLLFYRTKVYFSSGWSRHEKRWIESGI